In the Nitrospirota bacterium genome, one interval contains:
- a CDS encoding PilZ domain-containing protein produces the protein MKLSHPLFKLNDQKPHSLLDRRYAERVPIRYRVAYSGAEGARIVRGEGILKNLSKSGCKILSTATISLGSRLTLLLYLEDAQSPVRLDDTLVSWVAKDSFSVRFPKLSPEQRQRLQEVIFKNISLSAVDHRRTGFRIV, from the coding sequence ATGAAACTGTCCCACCCCTTATTCAAGCTCAACGATCAGAAACCTCATTCTCTCTTGGACCGACGCTATGCCGAACGAGTTCCAATTCGGTACCGAGTAGCCTATTCAGGAGCAGAAGGGGCACGAATCGTCAGAGGAGAAGGCATTCTGAAAAATCTCTCGAAAAGCGGCTGCAAGATATTGAGCACAGCCACGATCTCGCTGGGTAGCCGCCTCACCCTGCTCCTATATCTGGAGGATGCGCAATCCCCCGTACGACTCGACGACACTCTCGTTTCCTGGGTTGCCAAAGACTCTTTTTCTGTCAGGTTTCCCAAGCTGTCACCGGAACAACGGCAACGGCTGCAGGAAGTGATCTTTAAAAATATCAGCTTGTCAGCCGTAGACCATCGGCGAACGGGGTTTCGCATCGTTTAA